In Helianthus annuus cultivar XRQ/B chromosome 8, HanXRQr2.0-SUNRISE, whole genome shotgun sequence, a single genomic region encodes these proteins:
- the LOC110871869 gene encoding dehydrodolichyl diphosphate synthase 6-like, translating to MDIKQRTQIYNNLCSFARKCIYSILSVATLPNHIAFIMDGNRRYSKQHNLVDGEGHKVGYSSLMSMLRYCYELGVKYVTVYAFSIENFKRSPEEVRSLMDLMEEKIEGLIKEESLVNQYGVRVHFAGNLKLLSKPVRLAAERAMKATAKNSKAVLTICIAYTSTDEILHAVEECCEEKRDDVKVSNDGKYEKDVINVVDIERHMYMAVAPDPDIIIRTSGETRLSNFLLWQSSNCLLCTQSVLWPEIGFRHLVRAILEFQHKLYYLNKQKQT from the coding sequence ATGGATATTAAACAAAGAACTCAAATATACAACAATCTGTGTAGTTTCGCGAGAAAATGTATTTACAGCATCCTTTCAGTAGCCACATTACCGAATCATATCGCCTTCATAATGGACGGCAACAGAAGATACTCAAAGCAACACAATTTAGTCGACGGGGAAGGACATAAGGTCGGATATTCATCGTTAATGTCGATGCTTAGATACTGCTACGAGCTAGGTGTGAAGTACGTGACGGTGTACGCTTTTAGTATAGAAAATTTCAAAAGAAGCCCGGAAGAAGTCCGATCGTTAATGGACTTAATGGAGGAAAAAATCGAAGGGTTAATAAAAGAAGAGAGCCTCGTTAACCAATACGGCGTTCGCGTTCACTTTGCGGGTAACCTTAAACTGTTATCGAAACCCGTGCGGTTAGCAGCAGAACGCGCTATGAAGGCGACTGCTAAAAACTCTAAAGCGGTGTTGACGATCTGTATCGCGTATACTTCCACCGATGAAATTTTGCATGCTGTTGAAGAATGTTGTGAAGAAAAACGGGACGACGTTAAAGTTTCGAATGACGGAAAATACGAAAAAGATGTGATTAATGTTGTAGATATTGAAAGGCATATGTACATGGCGGTTGCACCCGATCCCGATATTATTATCCGTACATCCGGTGAGACGCGTTTGAGTAATTTTCTTTTGTGGCAAAGCAGTAACTGCTTGTTGTGTACGCAGTCTGTTTTGTGGCCCGAAATTGGTTTTCGGCATCTGGTTCGGGCAATTTTGGAATTTCAACATAAGTTGTATTATTTAAACAAACAGAAGCAGACATGA